From Coriobacteriaceae bacterium, a single genomic window includes:
- the ssnA gene encoding putative aminohydrolase SsnA: MLLVANGSVFTRNAQTPFIPNGAVAIDGDTIVEVGPERELKAKYPDAEYVDAQGNLIMPGLINCHTHIYSGLARGLAIKGCNPTNFLENLEQQWWKIDDNLTLDGTKASAYATILDSIRDGVTTIFDHHASFCEIPGSLFTIKDAAQELGMRSCLCYEVSDRRGQEKCDQAIAENAEFAQWAAKERRDNDNHMIAAMFGGHATFTLSDETMDKMAEANNGLTGFHIHVCEGMNDVWDSRLNRGGISPVERLLQHNLLGPDTMLGHCIHVTPAEMDIVKESGTWLVNNPESNMGNAVGCAPVLEFFRRGIPVCMGTDAYTHDMLESLKVFLIIQRHNAAMPNVGWCEAMTMLFENNAKMASKYFDRKLGVLEAGAAADVIVMDYKPFTPLSEENIDGHMLFGMMGKNCRTTIINGRVLYKDREFVGIDEEKINAWTMAESKKLWSALNNRTY; encoded by the coding sequence ATGCTTCTGGTCGCTAACGGTTCCGTCTTTACCCGCAACGCTCAGACTCCGTTTATTCCCAACGGTGCGGTCGCCATTGACGGAGATACGATCGTCGAAGTGGGCCCCGAGCGCGAGCTCAAGGCCAAGTACCCGGATGCCGAGTACGTCGACGCCCAGGGCAACCTCATCATGCCCGGACTTATCAACTGCCACACCCACATCTACTCGGGTCTGGCCCGCGGCCTTGCCATTAAGGGCTGCAACCCCACCAACTTCCTGGAGAATCTTGAGCAGCAGTGGTGGAAGATTGACGACAACCTGACGCTCGACGGCACCAAGGCCAGCGCCTATGCCACGATTCTGGATTCCATCCGCGACGGCGTCACCACGATCTTCGATCACCACGCGAGCTTCTGCGAGATTCCGGGCAGCCTCTTTACCATTAAGGACGCCGCTCAGGAGCTGGGCATGCGTTCGTGCCTGTGCTACGAGGTTTCCGACCGCCGTGGCCAGGAAAAGTGCGATCAGGCTATTGCCGAGAACGCCGAGTTTGCCCAGTGGGCCGCCAAGGAGCGTCGCGATAACGACAACCACATGATCGCCGCAATGTTTGGCGGTCACGCCACCTTTACGCTGTCGGATGAGACCATGGATAAGATGGCCGAGGCCAACAACGGTCTGACCGGCTTCCACATCCACGTGTGCGAGGGCATGAACGATGTGTGGGATTCCCGCCTCAACCGCGGCGGCATCAGCCCCGTCGAGCGCCTACTGCAGCACAACCTGCTGGGTCCCGACACCATGCTCGGCCACTGCATCCACGTGACGCCTGCCGAGATGGATATCGTCAAGGAGTCCGGCACCTGGCTCGTCAACAACCCCGAATCCAATATGGGAAACGCCGTGGGCTGCGCCCCCGTGCTCGAATTCTTCCGTCGCGGCATCCCCGTGTGCATGGGCACCGACGCCTACACCCACGATATGCTCGAGAGCCTCAAGGTCTTCCTGATCATCCAGCGCCACAACGCCGCCATGCCCAACGTGGGCTGGTGCGAGGCCATGACCATGCTGTTCGAGAATAACGCCAAGATGGCCAGCAAGTACTTCGATCGCAAGCTCGGTGTGCTCGAGGCCGGCGCCGCTGCCGACGTCATCGTTATGGACTACAAGCCCTTTACGCCGCTGAGCGAGGAGAACATCGACGGCCACATGCTCTTTGGCATGATGGGCAAAAACTGCCGTACCACCATCATCAACGGCCGCGTCCTGTACAAGGATCGCGAGTTTGTCGGTATCGATGAGGAAAAGATTAACGCGTGGACCATGGCTGAGTCCAAGAAGCTCTGGAGCGCGCTTAACAATCGCACCTACTAA
- a CDS encoding 4Fe-4S binding protein, with protein MAKSIQHNVAYVACGSGCASAGGDARCSEGCIGCGACVTACPHGAIALVDGIARVDRSKCTGCGLCGVACPQRVIAFVPGYQNILVRCNNTDKGAIARKVCDTSCIGCGMCAKKCPAGAIRIEDNCAHIDGVDCLSCGMCAVVCPHGAIHDRTGIAAGV; from the coding sequence ATGGCCAAATCCATTCAACATAACGTGGCCTACGTTGCCTGCGGAAGCGGTTGCGCCTCCGCAGGCGGCGATGCCCGCTGCAGCGAAGGCTGCATTGGCTGTGGCGCCTGCGTCACGGCCTGCCCCCACGGCGCCATTGCGCTGGTCGATGGCATCGCCCGCGTGGACCGCTCCAAGTGCACAGGCTGTGGCCTGTGCGGCGTGGCGTGCCCGCAGCGCGTGATTGCCTTCGTCCCCGGCTACCAGAACATTCTGGTGCGCTGCAACAACACCGATAAGGGTGCCATTGCGCGCAAGGTCTGCGACACGAGCTGTATCGGTTGCGGTATGTGCGCCAAAAAGTGCCCTGCCGGCGCTATCCGCATCGAGGACAACTGCGCCCATATCGACGGCGTGGACTGCCTGTCGTGCGGCATGTGCGCCGTCGTCTGCCCGCATGGCGCCATCCACGACCGCACCGGCATCGCCGCCGGCGTGTAG
- a CDS encoding RidA family protein, translated as MSKTVVSSDNAPAAIGPYSPGIQTGNMVFLSGQLGIDPATGKMPEGVEAQAKQSLANVEALLTAAGATFADVVKTTVYLADIADFAAVNEIYASKFEAPFPARSAFQVAALPAGGLVEIEVVAAL; from the coding sequence ATGAGCAAGACCGTCGTGTCTTCCGATAACGCACCCGCAGCCATCGGCCCGTATTCCCCCGGCATCCAGACCGGCAACATGGTGTTCCTGTCCGGCCAGCTGGGCATCGACCCCGCAACCGGCAAGATGCCCGAGGGCGTCGAGGCCCAGGCTAAGCAGTCCCTTGCTAACGTCGAGGCACTGCTGACCGCTGCCGGCGCCACCTTTGCCGATGTCGTCAAGACCACGGTCTACCTGGCCGACATCGCCGACTTCGCTGCCGTGAACGAGATCTACGCTTCCAAGTTCGAGGCTCCGTTCCCCGCGCGCAGCGCTTTCCAGGTTGCCGCCCTTCCGGCCGGCGGTCTGGTCGAGATCGAGGTCGTCGCCGCTCTCTAA
- a CDS encoding purine/pyrimidine permease yields MTQETVKNGTEALFTREGMPPVKEMIPCALQHVLASFAGIITPAVIMAGVYGFNSQQSTDIIQVALILSAIDTALQAFAPFRRIGGGLPIVMGVSFAFLPALQAMGASGFSFGALLGGEIVGGAVAVLFGLAYSKIKWLFPPVVTGTVIFSIGVSLYPTAVKYMAGGMGTPLWGTPQAWCVALITFAVVFALANFGKGTLKLGSVFFGMIVGMIVSIPFGMIDFSSVATAQVFALPKLMPYALEFDPEVCITLAVVFPMVAIQVIGDVSAACLGSIDRMPTERELSGAIVSQGLTSMVGGLLGGLPTSALGQNVGIICSNKVVNKWVFVIIAAVFAIAGLFPQLSAVLSAIPQPVIGGATVGVFGTITMNGVRMFTREGLTQRTTTIVGTSVVFGLGIWMASGCLAGEGMPTWVSTVIGSNAVTPTAIMAIVLNLILPQTPVVAQHIDAAKDAAVDLVLPESKK; encoded by the coding sequence ATGACCCAGGAGACGGTTAAGAACGGCACTGAAGCCCTGTTCACTCGTGAAGGCATGCCTCCCGTTAAGGAAATGATCCCGTGTGCCCTTCAGCACGTACTGGCTTCGTTTGCCGGTATCATCACCCCGGCTGTCATCATGGCCGGCGTCTACGGCTTTAATAGCCAGCAGAGCACCGACATCATCCAGGTCGCGCTCATTCTTTCGGCAATCGACACGGCCCTTCAGGCCTTCGCTCCCTTCCGTCGCATCGGCGGCGGCCTGCCCATCGTCATGGGCGTTTCGTTCGCGTTCCTCCCGGCCCTCCAGGCCATGGGTGCCTCGGGCTTTAGCTTTGGTGCGCTGCTGGGCGGCGAGATCGTCGGCGGCGCCGTCGCGGTCCTCTTTGGTTTGGCTTACAGCAAGATTAAGTGGCTATTCCCGCCCGTCGTGACCGGTACGGTCATCTTCTCCATTGGCGTCTCTCTCTATCCCACGGCTGTCAAGTATATGGCCGGCGGTATGGGTACGCCGCTGTGGGGCACCCCGCAGGCCTGGTGCGTCGCTCTTATCACCTTCGCCGTGGTCTTTGCGCTCGCCAACTTTGGCAAGGGCACGCTCAAGCTGGGATCCGTGTTCTTTGGCATGATCGTTGGCATGATCGTTTCGATCCCCTTTGGCATGATCGACTTCTCCAGCGTCGCCACCGCTCAGGTCTTCGCCCTTCCCAAGCTCATGCCCTACGCGCTCGAGTTTGATCCCGAGGTCTGCATTACCCTCGCTGTCGTGTTCCCCATGGTCGCCATCCAGGTTATCGGTGACGTTTCCGCCGCCTGCCTGGGCTCCATCGACCGTATGCCCACCGAGCGCGAGCTCTCCGGCGCTATTGTGTCCCAGGGCCTCACCTCTATGGTCGGCGGCCTGCTGGGCGGTCTTCCCACCAGCGCCCTTGGCCAGAACGTGGGCATCATCTGCTCCAACAAGGTCGTCAACAAGTGGGTCTTTGTGATCATCGCGGCCGTCTTTGCCATCGCCGGTCTGTTCCCGCAGCTCTCTGCCGTGCTCTCCGCCATCCCGCAGCCTGTCATCGGCGGCGCGACCGTCGGCGTCTTTGGCACCATCACCATGAACGGTGTGCGCATGTTCACCCGCGAGGGCCTCACGCAGCGCACCACCACCATCGTCGGCACCTCGGTCGTCTTTGGCCTGGGCATTTGGATGGCCAGCGGCTGCCTCGCCGGCGAGGGCATGCCCACCTGGGTGTCCACCGTCATCGGCTCCAACGCCGTGACCCCCACCGCCATCATGGCCATTGTCCTTAACCTGATCCTTCCGCAGACGCCGGTCGTGGCTCAGCACATCGATGCCGCCAAGGATGCCGCTGTGGATCTGGTCCTGCCCGAGAGCAAGAAGTAA
- a CDS encoding RluA family pseudouridine synthase, with amino-acid sequence MNEEPQVLYCDAWLMAIDKPAGMIVHGDGTGERTLTDYASDLLLAMGDGFAATDMQPLNRLDRDTTGVVLFSLDKQTQPAFDQMVIDHAFEKHYLALAEGKIDWNEKLIDKPIARDRHDSRKMRVGASGKPSQTRVKVLKRLKSRRGLPTRSYIDVELLTGRKHQIRVHLASERHPLVGDDLYGTPHPCGLMLHAHSVSFTHPITGEHIHIEAPCPWEP; translated from the coding sequence GTGAACGAAGAACCTCAAGTCCTCTACTGCGACGCCTGGCTCATGGCCATCGACAAGCCCGCCGGCATGATCGTCCACGGCGACGGCACCGGCGAGCGCACGCTCACCGACTACGCCAGCGACCTGCTGCTGGCGATGGGCGACGGCTTTGCCGCGACCGACATGCAGCCGCTTAACCGCCTGGACCGCGACACCACCGGCGTAGTGCTGTTTTCGCTCGACAAGCAGACGCAGCCCGCCTTTGACCAGATGGTCATCGACCACGCTTTCGAAAAGCACTACCTGGCGCTCGCCGAGGGCAAGATCGACTGGAACGAGAAGCTCATCGACAAGCCCATCGCCCGCGACCGTCACGACAGCCGAAAGATGCGCGTCGGTGCCAGCGGCAAGCCGTCTCAAACGCGCGTGAAGGTGCTCAAGCGCCTTAAGAGCCGTCGTGGCCTGCCCACGCGCTCGTATATCGATGTCGAGCTGCTCACCGGCCGCAAACACCAGATCCGCGTGCACCTGGCAAGCGAGCGTCATCCCCTGGTTGGCGACGACCTGTACGGAACGCCGCACCCCTGCGGCCTGATGCTCCATGCCCACAGCGTGTCCTTTACGCATCCCATAACCGGTGAGCACATCCACATCGAAGCCCCTTGCCCCTGGGAGCCCTAA
- the ygfK gene encoding putative selenate reductase subunit YgfK → MSDIMRPIPFSQLMNWIIEEHKTQGAVFGVRKMVTTNQEGALPIFDERIETPFGPAAGPNTQLAQNIVASYVAGSRFFELKTVQVMDGEELSKCVNKPCIVAQDECYNCEWSTELEVPQAFAEYVKAWFACHLIAREYGLGSPDGFVFNMSVGYDLEGIKSPKVDAYIEGMKDASGSDVWNECRAWALANLDKFEHVDAAFVESIPARVSNSITESTLHGCPPAEIERIATYLITEKGLNTYIKCNPTLLGYEFARQRLNELGFDYIVFDDTHFREDLQWADAVPMFERLIALCAERGLEFGVKLTNTFPVDVTRNELPSTEMYMSGRSLFSLTIEAARRITEQFDGKLRISYSGGATVYNIRALYDAGIWPVTLATDVLKPGGYERFSQMAGEFTDLDGKPFEGISLEAVTAIQTDSLTNPLYKKPLRPLPDRKVAGKSPLSDCFTTPCRTSCPIQQDIPAYLAAVDEGRYEDALNIIIERNALPFITGTICPHPCGRACERAFYEPEGAQIRASKLKAAREAMTAVLPKLRAQAIANDGERNVAVIGGGPAGLATAFFLTRAGVPVTIFEARDSLGGVVRHVIPEFRIASDDISHDAELCLAFGAKVQLNARVDSIDELKAQGFTDVVVATGAWMPGSAGLGEGAELDVLEFLEAAKKGEKLELGEDVVVIGAGNTAMDAARVAKRLAGVKNVRLVYRRTKKQMPADEEELDLALADGVEFCELLAPKALNGAVLTCDVMELGEPDASGRRSPVATGETVELPATTVICAVGEGIDASLYDAAGVEHDRRGRLAATSTGVEGVWAAGDCRRGPATVVEAIADAAEVARAIAGVDFNKYADCNEQAGREDTCYERKGSLCRDKRNCTKTRCLGCGSVCEVCCDVCPNRANVAIKVPGLAKHQVVHVDGMCNECGNCAVFCPYQEGRPYKDKLTLFWSEEDMENSENEGFLAVDEDHFKVRVAGTVRTVSVDAVNTGLPEAVRLTIRAVRDNYSYLLKK, encoded by the coding sequence ATGAGCGACATCATGAGGCCGATCCCGTTTTCGCAGCTGATGAACTGGATCATCGAGGAGCACAAGACTCAGGGCGCCGTCTTTGGCGTGCGCAAGATGGTCACGACCAACCAGGAGGGCGCGCTTCCCATTTTTGACGAGCGCATCGAGACCCCGTTTGGCCCGGCCGCCGGCCCCAACACGCAGCTTGCCCAGAACATCGTGGCATCCTATGTGGCCGGTTCCCGCTTCTTTGAGCTCAAGACCGTTCAGGTTATGGACGGCGAGGAGCTCTCCAAGTGTGTGAACAAGCCCTGCATCGTGGCGCAGGACGAGTGCTACAACTGCGAGTGGTCGACCGAGCTCGAGGTTCCGCAGGCCTTTGCCGAGTACGTGAAGGCATGGTTCGCCTGCCACCTGATCGCTCGCGAGTACGGCCTGGGAAGCCCGGACGGATTTGTCTTCAACATGTCCGTGGGTTATGACCTGGAGGGCATCAAGAGCCCCAAGGTCGATGCCTACATCGAGGGCATGAAGGATGCCAGCGGCTCCGACGTCTGGAACGAGTGCCGCGCATGGGCGCTTGCCAACCTGGACAAGTTTGAGCATGTCGACGCCGCGTTTGTCGAGTCCATCCCGGCACGCGTCTCCAACTCCATCACCGAGTCCACCCTGCACGGCTGCCCGCCGGCGGAGATCGAGCGCATCGCGACCTACCTCATCACCGAGAAGGGCCTCAATACCTACATCAAGTGCAACCCCACGCTGCTGGGCTATGAGTTTGCACGTCAGCGCCTCAACGAGCTGGGCTTTGACTACATCGTCTTCGATGACACGCACTTCCGCGAGGACCTGCAGTGGGCCGACGCCGTGCCCATGTTCGAGCGCCTGATTGCCCTGTGCGCCGAGCGCGGCCTGGAGTTTGGCGTCAAGCTGACCAACACGTTCCCCGTCGACGTGACGAGGAACGAGCTGCCCTCCACCGAGATGTACATGTCCGGTCGTTCGCTGTTCTCGCTGACCATCGAGGCTGCCCGCCGCATTACCGAGCAGTTCGATGGCAAGCTGCGCATCAGCTACTCCGGTGGCGCCACGGTCTACAACATCCGCGCCCTGTATGACGCCGGTATTTGGCCCGTCACCCTGGCGACCGACGTTCTCAAGCCCGGTGGCTACGAGCGCTTTAGCCAGATGGCCGGTGAGTTTACCGACCTGGACGGCAAGCCGTTTGAGGGCATTTCGCTCGAGGCCGTGACTGCGATCCAGACCGACTCGCTCACCAACCCGCTCTACAAGAAGCCGCTGCGTCCGCTGCCCGACCGCAAGGTCGCCGGCAAGAGCCCGCTTTCCGATTGCTTTACCACGCCGTGCCGCACGAGCTGCCCCATCCAGCAGGATATTCCCGCCTATCTGGCGGCCGTTGACGAGGGCCGCTACGAGGACGCACTCAACATCATCATCGAGCGCAACGCCCTGCCGTTCATTACCGGCACCATCTGCCCGCATCCCTGCGGCCGTGCCTGCGAGCGTGCGTTCTACGAGCCCGAGGGCGCCCAGATTCGCGCCAGCAAGCTCAAGGCCGCCCGCGAGGCCATGACCGCCGTGCTGCCCAAGCTGCGCGCCCAGGCCATCGCCAACGACGGCGAGCGCAACGTAGCCGTTATCGGCGGCGGCCCGGCCGGCCTGGCGACGGCGTTTTTCCTGACGCGCGCCGGCGTGCCCGTCACCATCTTCGAGGCTCGCGATTCGCTCGGCGGCGTGGTCCGTCACGTGATTCCCGAGTTCCGCATTGCGAGCGACGATATCTCCCACGATGCCGAGCTCTGCCTGGCCTTTGGTGCCAAGGTGCAGCTTAACGCTCGCGTGGATTCCATTGACGAGCTCAAGGCCCAGGGCTTTACCGACGTGGTCGTGGCCACCGGTGCCTGGATGCCCGGCTCTGCGGGCCTGGGCGAGGGTGCCGAGCTCGATGTACTGGAGTTCCTCGAGGCCGCCAAGAAGGGCGAGAAGCTCGAGCTGGGCGAGGACGTCGTGGTCATCGGCGCCGGCAACACCGCCATGGATGCTGCCCGCGTGGCCAAGCGCCTGGCTGGTGTGAAGAACGTGCGCCTGGTGTATCGCCGCACCAAGAAGCAGATGCCCGCCGACGAGGAAGAGCTTGATCTTGCTCTTGCCGACGGCGTTGAGTTCTGCGAGCTGCTGGCGCCCAAGGCACTCAACGGCGCCGTGCTGACCTGCGACGTTATGGAGCTTGGCGAGCCGGATGCAAGCGGCCGTCGCAGCCCCGTTGCCACGGGCGAGACCGTCGAGCTTCCCGCCACCACGGTGATCTGCGCCGTGGGCGAGGGCATCGATGCCAGTCTGTACGATGCCGCGGGCGTCGAGCACGACCGTCGCGGCCGCCTTGCCGCCACCTCCACCGGCGTTGAGGGCGTCTGGGCTGCGGGCGACTGCCGCCGCGGTCCTGCCACCGTGGTTGAGGCTATTGCCGACGCCGCCGAGGTCGCCCGTGCCATCGCCGGCGTGGACTTTAACAAGTACGCCGATTGCAACGAGCAGGCTGGCCGCGAGGACACCTGCTACGAGCGCAAGGGGTCGCTGTGCCGCGACAAGCGCAACTGCACCAAGACCCGCTGCCTGGGCTGCGGCTCGGTGTGCGAGGTCTGCTGCGACGTGTGCCCCAACCGCGCCAACGTAGCCATTAAGGTGCCGGGCCTGGCCAAGCATCAGGTCGTCCATGTCGATGGCATGTGCAACGAGTGCGGCAACTGCGCCGTGTTCTGCCCCTACCAGGAGGGCCGTCCCTACAAGGACAAGCTCACCCTGTTCTGGAGCGAGGAGGACATGGAGAACTCCGAGAACGAGGGCTTCCTGGCCGTGGACGAGGACCACTTTAAGGTTCGCGTCGCCGGCACGGTCCGCACCGTCTCGGTCGATGCCGTCAACACCGGTCTTCCCGAGGCCGTCCGCCTGACCATCAGGGCTGTGCGCGACAACTATTCGTACCTTCTTAAGAAATAG
- a CDS encoding PAS domain-containing protein: MNETVRRFLPMVDFLEQILGKNSEIVLHDFSDPDHAIVDIRNGIVSGRKVGGPATDLALKIMHDAKYRDLPFITGYEGRGAGGKTLESATYFIRENDEIVGMLCVNTDLSTVRSINAMAQQLMACFDAAPTRTEPASIEVESLSESTQELIDRSIAELLSARGLDVASLGQSDRVDVIRHLNGNGVFMLKGAVACAATALGISEPSVYRYLQKVRKEG, encoded by the coding sequence GTGAACGAGACCGTACGTCGCTTTTTGCCGATGGTCGATTTCCTGGAGCAGATACTCGGCAAAAACAGCGAAATCGTGCTGCACGATTTCTCGGATCCCGACCACGCCATCGTCGATATTCGCAACGGCATCGTGAGCGGTCGCAAGGTCGGCGGTCCCGCCACCGACCTGGCGCTCAAGATCATGCACGACGCCAAGTATCGCGACCTGCCGTTTATTACGGGCTACGAGGGCCGCGGTGCCGGTGGCAAGACATTGGAGTCAGCGACGTACTTTATCCGCGAGAATGACGAGATCGTCGGCATGCTCTGCGTCAACACCGACCTCTCGACCGTGCGCTCCATCAACGCCATGGCACAGCAGCTCATGGCGTGCTTCGACGCGGCGCCGACGCGCACGGAGCCCGCCTCTATCGAGGTCGAAAGCCTTTCGGAGTCCACACAGGAGCTCATCGACCGCAGCATTGCCGAGCTGCTGAGCGCTCGCGGGCTGGATGTGGCGTCGCTTGGTCAAAGCGACCGCGTGGACGTCATTCGCCACCTCAACGGCAACGGAGTGTTCATGCTCAAGGGCGCCGTAGCCTGCGCCGCCACCGCGCTGGGCATCTCGGAGCCCAGCGTCTACCGCTACCTGCAAAAAGTCCGCAAGGAAGGCTAA
- a CDS encoding U32 family peptidase codes for MTATASRTTNRRPELLAPAGGPEPFAAALAAGADAIYCGMGSFNARRKATNFTDEAFEQACRAAHLAGSRVYVTVNIVIKQSEMGDALQLIHRCSTLGADAFIIQDWGLFFEVKRTMPGIETHISTQANIHDDRGTLWCREQGADRVTLSRELSIAEIAAIHDAAPDVDLEVFSHGAICFCYSGLCLLSSFAMAGRSANRGMCAQPCRLPYELIDENGRALSPAGRERALCPRDTNTSQLVRRLYDAGAASLKLEGRMKAPDYVYSIVDVYRHEIDDMLSGATVAKDEEAARQRQLKRCFNRDFTHAYQDGTSGDEMMSYERSNNRGQIVGTVLGSRLANRDVRGLKPDDRRRRAAIARIELFEPVDKGDLLELRHNNEFDQFLTTIAADDAAAGDIIECRVPRSMPEGCRVRVIRSQRAIDAAGAALKRDVLRRRAVDVSVVARLGKPFTVTLTCCDDPALTATAIGFTVEAAKTRAVEASDLVEHVGRMGSSPFEAASFDVALDEGCGMGFSAVHKVRAAACKALEEAILAPYEERAKTLEIPVLDKCTRAMPTHYRDESQICAAVTTLEAAEAARAEGATRIYMTTDALDAAELSPADAFEQGIVPVLDEVCRAVDHERVDPWINAGATVAVGNISELAVAAQAGATAEIRSCLPVHNTPCMEALAERGAGAFWLSPEITLDEIVSLGAAAPAALGITVFGRPRVMTSEHCILQVANGCIHDCANCRLRARKLSLKNIDGKVMPVRTDIHGRSRLYDAYPIDLTPQVPQLLDAGVRRLMVDGTLLETDEVGRAVARVRRAVEAAQAGRKPAARLRGATSGCMFVGIS; via the coding sequence ATGACCGCAACCGCCAGTCGAACCACCAACCGCAGACCCGAGCTTTTGGCCCCCGCCGGAGGCCCGGAGCCCTTTGCCGCCGCACTCGCCGCCGGGGCAGACGCCATCTACTGTGGCATGGGCAGCTTCAACGCCCGTCGCAAGGCCACCAACTTTACCGACGAGGCCTTTGAGCAAGCCTGCCGCGCCGCACACCTAGCCGGGTCGCGCGTCTACGTCACGGTCAACATCGTCATCAAGCAGTCCGAGATGGGCGATGCGCTGCAACTCATCCATCGCTGCTCCACGCTGGGCGCCGATGCCTTCATCATCCAGGACTGGGGCCTGTTCTTTGAGGTCAAGCGCACGATGCCCGGCATCGAGACGCACATCTCAACCCAAGCAAACATCCACGACGACCGCGGAACCCTTTGGTGCCGCGAGCAGGGCGCCGACCGTGTGACCCTCTCGCGCGAGCTTTCCATCGCCGAGATTGCCGCCATTCATGATGCCGCGCCCGATGTGGACCTTGAGGTCTTTAGCCATGGCGCCATCTGCTTTTGCTACTCGGGCCTGTGCCTGCTTTCGAGCTTTGCCATGGCGGGCCGCTCGGCCAACCGCGGCATGTGCGCCCAGCCCTGCCGCCTGCCCTACGAGCTAATCGACGAGAACGGTCGCGCGCTCTCCCCCGCCGGCCGCGAGCGTGCGTTATGCCCGCGTGACACCAACACCTCACAGCTTGTTCGCCGTCTGTATGACGCCGGTGCCGCGTCGCTCAAGCTCGAGGGCCGCATGAAGGCGCCCGATTACGTGTACTCCATCGTTGATGTGTATCGTCACGAAATTGACGACATGCTATCCGGAGCCACCGTTGCCAAGGACGAGGAAGCCGCCCGCCAGCGCCAGCTCAAGCGCTGCTTCAACCGCGACTTTACGCACGCCTATCAGGACGGCACCTCGGGCGACGAGATGATGAGCTATGAGCGTTCCAACAACCGCGGCCAGATCGTGGGCACGGTGCTGGGCAGCCGTCTGGCCAACCGCGATGTACGCGGACTCAAGCCCGACGATCGCCGTCGCCGCGCCGCCATCGCCCGCATTGAGCTGTTTGAGCCCGTGGACAAGGGCGACCTGCTGGAGCTTCGCCACAATAACGAGTTTGACCAGTTCCTAACCACCATTGCCGCCGATGATGCCGCCGCCGGTGACATCATCGAGTGCCGCGTGCCCCGCAGCATGCCCGAGGGCTGCCGCGTGCGCGTCATCCGCAGCCAGCGCGCCATCGACGCCGCCGGCGCCGCGCTCAAGCGCGACGTGCTGCGCCGCCGCGCCGTAGATGTGTCCGTCGTGGCGCGTCTGGGCAAGCCGTTTACCGTTACGCTCACCTGCTGCGACGACCCCGCGCTCACTGCCACCGCCATCGGCTTTACCGTCGAGGCTGCCAAGACCCGCGCCGTCGAGGCATCCGATCTGGTAGAGCACGTCGGGCGCATGGGCTCCTCTCCCTTTGAGGCTGCGAGCTTTGATGTGGCGCTCGATGAGGGCTGCGGCATGGGCTTCTCCGCTGTGCACAAGGTGCGCGCCGCCGCCTGCAAGGCGCTGGAAGAGGCCATTCTGGCGCCGTACGAGGAGCGCGCGAAAACGCTCGAGATTCCGGTGCTCGACAAATGTACGCGCGCCATGCCCACGCATTACCGCGACGAGTCGCAGATCTGCGCCGCCGTCACCACGCTCGAAGCCGCCGAGGCAGCTCGCGCCGAGGGCGCCACGCGCATCTACATGACCACCGATGCGCTCGATGCGGCCGAGCTCTCCCCCGCCGATGCGTTTGAGCAGGGCATCGTACCCGTACTCGACGAGGTCTGCCGCGCTGTTGACCACGAGCGCGTCGATCCCTGGATCAATGCCGGAGCTACCGTCGCCGTCGGTAATATCTCCGAGCTCGCCGTAGCCGCGCAGGCCGGCGCCACGGCCGAAATTCGCTCTTGCCTGCCGGTGCACAACACGCCCTGCATGGAGGCGCTTGCCGAGCGCGGAGCCGGTGCGTTTTGGCTCTCGCCCGAGATTACGCTCGACGAGATTGTCTCGCTCGGCGCCGCGGCGCCCGCGGCTCTGGGCATCACCGTCTTTGGCCGCCCGCGCGTCATGACAAGCGAGCATTGCATTCTGCAGGTTGCCAACGGCTGCATCCACGATTGTGCCAACTGCCGCCTGCGTGCCCGCAAGCTCTCGCTCAAGAATATCGACGGAAAGGTCATGCCCGTCCGCACCGATATCCACGGCCGCTCTCGCCTGTACGATGCCTATCCCATCGACCTCACGCCGCAGGTCCCTCAGCTGCTCGATGCCGGCGTGCGTCGTCTCATGGTGGACGGAACGCTGCTCGAAACGGATGAGGTGGGCCGTGCCGTCGCCCGCGTCCGTCGTGCCGTCGAAGCAGCGCAGGCCGGCCGCAAGCCCGCCGCCCGCCTACGCGGGGCGACCTCGGGCTGCATGTTTGTGGGAATCAGCTAA